In the genome of Sciurus carolinensis chromosome 3, mSciCar1.2, whole genome shotgun sequence, one region contains:
- the C3H17orf67 gene encoding uncharacterized protein C17orf67 homolog isoform X2 produces the protein MRNPAVFLLAITILAFLAEASPILTEKQAKQLLRSRRQDRPSKPGFPDEPMRESTLAIKKTSGAGGRFHNGGATCLPGIQT, from the exons ATGAGGAACCCAGCAGTGTTCCTGCTTGCAATCACCATACTGGCTTTCTTGGCAG AGGCCTCCCCGATTCTGACTGAAAAACAGGCCAAGCAGCTCCTGAGATCCCGGCGACAGGACAGGCCAAGCAAACCTGGATTCCCTGATGAGCCCATGCGG GAGTCAACTCTGGCGATAAAGAAGACTTCAGGAGCTGGAGGCAGATTTCACAACGGCGGAGCGACCTGTCTGCCTGGAATCCAGACCTGA
- the C3H17orf67 gene encoding uncharacterized protein C17orf67 homolog isoform X1 — MRNPAVFLLAITILAFLAEASPILTEKQAKQLLRSRRQDRPSKPGFPDEPMREHMHHLLALEHRAEEQFLEHWLNPHCKPHCDRNRVHPV; from the exons ATGAGGAACCCAGCAGTGTTCCTGCTTGCAATCACCATACTGGCTTTCTTGGCAG AGGCCTCCCCGATTCTGACTGAAAAACAGGCCAAGCAGCTCCTGAGATCCCGGCGACAGGACAGGCCAAGCAAACCTGGATTCCCTGATGAGCCCATGCGG GAGCACATGCACCACCTGCTGGCCCTGGAGCACCGAGCCGAGGAGCAGTTTCTGGAGCACTGGCTGAACCCTCACTGCAAGCCCCACTGCGACAGGAACAGGGTCCACCCCGTGTAA